The nucleotide window TTCAACAATGCAAGTAGATACTGTTGATTTAAGCAACTCCTCTGTCTCTTCTGAATACAACTTCACACTTTCTCCTCTATGCTTCTCCTCAACTCTAAGTCCCTCAAGCTCCATTGCTACTTCTTTCATTGTAGGCCTTCTCTCACCCATCACTCTTAAACAACGTTTTGCAACACTAGCAAATTCAATTATTTGCTCAACCCTTGCCTCATTCATTACATGGTTGTCCACAATGTCAAGTAAATTCCCTCCTTTCATTGCAGAAATGAAGTACAATGCAAGGTTTCTATCATTCTCCGGCATTTCGAAAGAGAGCGCCTTTCGTCCTGTTAGTAACTCTACCAGAACAACTCCGAAACTATACACATCACTTTTCTCGGTTAGTTGACTTGTTTGGAAGTATTCAGGATCAAGATACCCTAATGTCCCCTGCACCAATGTGGTTAATTGTGTCTTATCAAGTGGAACAATTCTGGAAGCTCCGAAATCCGAAACCTTTGCTACAAGATCATGATCAAGAAGTATGTTAGTAGTTTTGACATCTCTGTGTATGATTGGAGGAGAAGTAACAGAATGCAAGTAAGCTAAAGCCCCAGCAGTTTCTGCTGCTATTCTCAATCTTGTTTCCCAAGAAAGTCTTAAGGAATGATTATGACTATGAAGATGCTCAGAAATAGTACCATTGGGAATGAACTCATAAACAAGCAATGGAACTTGTGCATCTAAACAGCAGCCCAAAAGTTTAACCACATTCTTGTGGTTGATTTGGGAGAGCACAACCACCTCATTGATGAACTGTTCAATTTGACTTGGGTCACTGATCTTGGACCTTTTAATTGCTACAGTCTTGTTATCTGATAGTAGTCCTTCATAAACAGTTCCTTGACCCCCTTTACCAAGGATCTTGTTTTCATCAAAGTTGTTAGTGGCCTTGTTGAGTTCATCCACAGTGAAAACTTTAGCTGTTTCATCAGTTGATTCTCTTTGTCTAGCAATGAGTTGTTGTAACAATAGGCCACCATTTTGCTGGAAATAATGTTCTTTAAGTTTGATTAGtttcttttccttcattctcCAATACACATAAAAACTCACCACAAGTAGTGCTATCACGCCTCCACTAATACCTACACAATAAGTGGAAACAGAGTCATTTTGCCATTTTTTATAACATGGATACAATGTTTTCATAGTGTTCATGGATAAGAGTGTACTCACTCAATGCAATTATCAAAATGTTCTTTGCTCTAGAATTGGAACTGGAATTGGGTCGGCATTGTGTTCCATATTTTTTGCCATCTCCTATGTAACCTTTTGGACAGGAGCAGCTATAGCTACCAGGAACGTTGTGGCAAATTGCTTTACTGTAGCAATCG belongs to Arachis duranensis cultivar V14167 chromosome 8, aradu.V14167.gnm2.J7QH, whole genome shotgun sequence and includes:
- the LOC107460664 gene encoding wall-associated receptor kinase 3 isoform X1, translating into MAVHSSKQQHSLLLLLLLVLVVGILLEEANAEECKRKCGSLSIPFPFGTTEDCSLDASFLIDCKSKKNTPYLPQTNLTVQSISLNGQLRVSFPVASFCYTRNGTNQTNQQHNLTYFTVSPTQNKLFVVGCNTIGAVNAYDSEGKKYFTGCLALCNTPDYATNGTCTGVGCCEIPIMAAQELSSMFYVSLRAFTSNSYVSSFNPCSYSFVAEDGAYKFSSADLAKFHHATFPTVLDWSVGNLTCQQAKKNKNHDFACKAENSECVNAKEHGYLCNCSAGFNGNPYVLNGCQDVNECMESNDCYSKAICHNVPGSYSCSCPKGYIGDGKKYGTQCRPNSSSNSRAKNILIIALSISGGVIALLVVSFYVYWRMKEKKLIKLKEHYFQQNGGLLLQQLIARQRESTDETAKVFTVDELNKATNNFDENKILGKGGQGTVYEGLLSDNKTVAIKRSKISDPSQIEQFINEVVVLSQINHKNVVKLLGCCLDAQVPLLVYEFIPNGTISEHLHSHNHSLRLSWETRLRIAAETAGALAYLHSVTSPPIIHRDVKTTNILLDHDLVAKVSDFGASRIVPLDKTQLTTLVQGTLGYLDPEYFQTSQLTEKSDVYSFGVVLVELLTGRKALSFEMPENDRNLALYFISAMKGGNLLDIVDNHVMNEARVEQIIEFASVAKRCLRVMGERRPTMKEVAMELEGLRVEEKHRGESVKLYSEETEELLKSTVSTCIVEDVNSSIGQISMSLGGGR
- the LOC107460664 gene encoding wall-associated receptor kinase 2 isoform X2 produces the protein MAVHSSKQQHSLLLLLLLVLVVGILLEEANAEECKRKCGSLSIPFPFGTTEDCSLDASFLIDCKSKKNTPYLPQTNLTVQSISLNGQLRVSFPVASFCYTRNGTNQTNQQHNLTYFTVSPTQNKLFVVGCNTIGAVNAYDSEGKKYFTGCLALCNTPDYATNGTCTGVGCCEIPIMAAQELSSMFYVSLRAFTSNSYVSSFNPCSYSFVAEDGAYKFSSADLAKFHHATFPTVLDWSVGNLTCQQAKKNKNHDFACKAENSECVNAKEHGYLCNCSAGFNGNPYVLNGCQDVNECMESNDCYSKAICHNVPGSYSCSCPKGYIGDGKKYGTQCRPNSSSNSRAKNILIIALSISGGVIALLVVSFYVYWRMKEKKLIKLKEHYFQQNGGLLLQQLIARQRESTDETAKVFTVDELNKATNNFDENKILGKGGQGTVYEGLLSDNKTVAIKRSKISDPSQIEQFINEVVVLSQINHKNVVKLLGCCLDAQVPLLVYEFIPNAKVSDFGASRIVPLDKTQLTTLVQGTLGYLDPEYFQTSQLTEKSDVYSFGVVLVELLTGRKALSFEMPENDRNLALYFISAMKGGNLLDIVDNHVMNEARVEQIIEFASVAKRCLRVMGERRPTMKEVAMELEGLRVEEKHRGESVKLYSEETEELLKSTVSTCIVEDVNSSIGQISMSLGGGR